One region of Anaeromyxobacter paludicola genomic DNA includes:
- a CDS encoding response regulator, whose amino-acid sequence MLQILLADDHPVLRAGVRALLESHEGWRVCAECGDGAEAVRLAGALRPDVAIVDLSLPGLDGLEATRRVCRASPGTAVLLYTMHASELLGEQVRRAGGRAYVLKGTPAAQLVEAVEALAARGTWWASGAALRPPNVAARPSGDLARLTAREREVLLLLAEGNSNAAAARALGIGVKTVETHRGNLMLKLGLASAVELVHYAVRNRLVTP is encoded by the coding sequence GTGCTCCAGATCCTGCTGGCCGATGATCACCCGGTGCTCCGGGCCGGCGTCCGCGCGCTCCTCGAGTCGCACGAGGGCTGGCGGGTCTGCGCCGAGTGCGGCGACGGGGCCGAGGCGGTGCGGCTCGCCGGCGCGCTTCGGCCGGACGTCGCCATCGTGGACCTGTCGCTGCCCGGCCTCGACGGGCTCGAGGCGACCCGCCGCGTCTGCCGGGCGAGCCCGGGCACGGCGGTGCTGCTCTACACCATGCACGCCTCCGAGCTCCTCGGAGAGCAGGTGCGCCGCGCCGGGGGGCGCGCCTACGTCCTCAAAGGGACGCCGGCGGCGCAGCTCGTCGAGGCGGTGGAGGCGCTCGCGGCGCGGGGCACCTGGTGGGCCTCCGGCGCGGCGCTCCGGCCGCCGAACGTCGCGGCGCGTCCGTCGGGGGACCTCGCCCGCCTCACGGCGCGGGAGCGGGAGGTGCTGCTGCTCCTCGCGGAGGGGAACAGCAACGCCGCGGCGGCGCGGGCCCTCGGGATCGGGGTGAAGACCGTCGAGACCCACCGCGGGAACCTCATGCTCAAGCTGGGGCTCGCGTCGGCGGTGGAGCTCGTTCACTACGCGGTGAGGAACCGGCTCGTCACGCCCTGA
- a CDS encoding ATP-binding protein, producing the protein MSSGAWAYLAAVGVSGLALALRVLTAPFFGGGVAYLTFYPAVMFAATLGGLGPGLVSTALCAAGAAAFVLPRAAHLLAPPAAASLAVFALMGIAMSLTAGLHRRSRQRLADDEKERAVRAREEELAAAEAGRLREQEEEARARAVQLEAVLDCIGDGVIVYDREGRTVRSSPAADAILGVPAEARAGPVADRAMRQYEVLTEDGRRQGPSEMAAVRAAVHGERIPAALYQVRAFGLAPRWLMISATPLFVGGRHTGAVLSLSDVTARKRAEEELRVVTRLYAVLSRVNEAIVRIRDERRLFEAVCRIVTEDGVFPLAWVGEVRGRKVVPAAAWGPAVDYVRSLEVEVDGPLGQGPTGTCVREGRVIINEDFDSNPATTPWREATLAHGLRASAAFPLRRAGEVVGALTFYAGEPGAFTAKQVQLLEALCADLSYALDALQHERLRAEAERGLREADRHKDEFLRMLSHELRNPLAPIRNSVQVLRLAEAGGEQAARAAGVIERQAAHLTRLVDDLLDVTRIASGKFALRRARLDLRDLVRRTADDFRAVMSERGLALEVALPATEAWVDADATRLTQILGNLLHNAAKFSERGETVRVELRSVDGRAELSVRDSGVGIDPELLPAIFDPFVQSDRTLARSEGGLGLGLALVRGIAELHGGTARGESPGPGRGAELVVTLPLAEAPAAPAPAPVPAAGRAPSDASRGRRVLVVDDNQDAARSMADVLELLGHAPRVAHDGPSALALARESAPEVVLCDIGLPGMSGYDVARALRADGGRDARLIAVTGYAQAEDVRRAVEAGFDAHLAKPCDLAELQRLLAAPRA; encoded by the coding sequence ATGAGCTCCGGCGCCTGGGCCTACCTCGCCGCGGTGGGCGTGTCCGGCCTCGCCCTGGCGCTGCGGGTGTTGACGGCGCCGTTCTTCGGCGGCGGCGTCGCCTACCTCACCTTCTACCCGGCGGTCATGTTCGCCGCGACGCTGGGCGGCCTGGGGCCCGGGCTCGTCTCCACCGCCCTCTGTGCCGCCGGCGCCGCCGCGTTCGTGCTGCCGCGCGCCGCGCACCTGCTGGCCCCGCCGGCGGCGGCGAGCCTGGCGGTGTTCGCGCTCATGGGGATCGCGATGAGCCTCACCGCCGGGCTCCACCGCCGCTCGCGCCAGCGGCTCGCCGACGACGAGAAGGAACGGGCCGTGCGGGCGCGCGAGGAGGAGCTGGCGGCCGCGGAGGCGGGCCGGCTGCGCGAGCAGGAGGAGGAGGCCCGCGCCCGGGCGGTGCAGCTCGAGGCGGTCCTCGACTGCATCGGCGACGGCGTGATCGTCTACGACCGCGAGGGGCGGACGGTCCGCTCCTCGCCGGCGGCCGACGCGATCCTGGGGGTGCCGGCGGAGGCGCGCGCCGGGCCGGTGGCCGACCGGGCGATGCGCCAGTACGAGGTCCTCACCGAGGACGGGCGGCGGCAGGGGCCGAGCGAGATGGCGGCGGTGCGGGCCGCGGTCCACGGAGAGCGGATCCCGGCGGCGCTCTACCAAGTCCGGGCCTTCGGCCTCGCGCCGCGCTGGCTCATGATCAGCGCCACGCCGCTCTTCGTCGGCGGGCGGCACACCGGCGCGGTGCTGTCGCTCTCCGACGTCACCGCGCGCAAGCGGGCCGAGGAGGAGCTCCGGGTCGTGACCCGGCTCTACGCCGTGCTGAGCCGGGTCAACGAGGCGATCGTCCGGATCCGGGACGAGCGGCGGCTCTTCGAGGCGGTCTGCCGCATCGTCACCGAGGACGGGGTCTTCCCGCTCGCCTGGGTGGGAGAGGTGCGGGGGCGGAAGGTGGTCCCGGCGGCCGCCTGGGGTCCGGCCGTGGACTACGTGCGCTCGCTCGAGGTGGAGGTGGACGGTCCGCTCGGCCAGGGGCCGACCGGGACCTGCGTCCGCGAGGGCCGGGTCATCATCAACGAGGACTTCGACAGCAACCCGGCCACCACGCCGTGGCGCGAGGCGACCCTCGCGCACGGGCTGCGGGCCTCGGCGGCCTTCCCGCTGCGCCGCGCGGGCGAGGTGGTGGGCGCGCTCACGTTCTACGCCGGCGAGCCCGGCGCCTTCACCGCGAAGCAGGTGCAGCTCCTCGAGGCGCTCTGCGCCGACCTCTCCTACGCGCTCGACGCGCTCCAGCACGAGCGGCTCCGGGCGGAGGCGGAGCGGGGGCTGCGCGAGGCCGACCGCCACAAGGACGAGTTCCTCCGGATGCTCTCGCACGAGCTGCGCAACCCGCTCGCGCCGATCCGCAACTCGGTCCAGGTGCTCCGGCTGGCCGAGGCCGGGGGCGAGCAGGCGGCGCGCGCGGCGGGGGTGATCGAGCGGCAGGCGGCGCACCTGACCCGGCTCGTGGACGACCTGCTCGACGTGACCCGCATCGCCAGCGGCAAGTTCGCCTTGCGGCGCGCGCGGCTCGACCTGCGCGACCTGGTCCGGCGGACCGCGGACGACTTCCGGGCGGTGATGTCGGAGCGGGGGCTCGCGCTCGAGGTCGCGCTGCCGGCGACGGAGGCCTGGGTGGACGCGGACGCCACCCGCCTCACGCAGATCCTGGGGAACCTGCTCCACAACGCGGCCAAGTTCAGCGAGCGCGGGGAGACGGTGCGCGTGGAGCTCCGGAGCGTCGACGGCCGCGCGGAGCTGTCGGTGCGCGACTCCGGCGTGGGCATCGACCCCGAGCTGCTCCCCGCCATCTTCGACCCCTTCGTCCAGTCCGACCGGACGCTGGCGCGCAGCGAGGGCGGCCTCGGCCTCGGGCTCGCCCTGGTGAGGGGGATCGCCGAGCTCCACGGCGGCACGGCGCGGGGCGAGAGCCCCGGCCCGGGCCGCGGGGCGGAGCTGGTGGTGACGCTCCCGCTGGCGGAGGCGCCGGCCGCCCCCGCCCCGGCCCCGGTCCCCGCCGCGGGTCGGGCCCCCTCGGACGCGTCCCGCGGCCGCCGGGTGCTGGTGGTGGACGACAACCAGGACGCGGCCCGCTCGATGGCCGACGTCCTCGAGCTGCTCGGGCACGCCCCGCGGGTGGCCCACGACGGCCCGAGCGCCCTCGCCCTCGCGCGCGAGAGCGCGCCGGAGGTGGTGCTCTGCGACATCGGGCTGCCCGGGATGAGCGGGTACGACGTGGCGCGGGCGCTCCGGGCCGACGGGGGGCGGGACGCGCGGCTCATCGCGGTCACCGGGTACGCGCAGGCGGAGGACGTCCGGCGCGCCGTCGAGGCCGGCTTCGACGCCCACCTGGCGAAGCCGTGCGACCTCGCCGAGCTGCAGCGGCTGCTCGCGGCGCCGCGGGCTTGA
- a CDS encoding DUF72 domain-containing protein, which translates to MIRFGPAGWDYEDWSGKVYPRPAPRGFDPLAYLARYFDAVELNASFYRPPAAKVAESWLRRVEDRPDFRFTLKLWQRFTHERESAWSADDVKAARAAPDAFARAGRLGAVLLQFPWSFKREEANEEWLRDLLARFGDLPLVVEVRHASWNVPETYGLLAERGAGFVNLDQPMFRHSLGPSAVATSAVGYVRVHGRNHQDWFREGAGRDARYDYLYPAAELAPWAERVGALAAAPGVKDVFVVTNNHFEGKAVANAAMLASMVRGERVAAPPDLVAAYRDALAPYADAVGQGQQALLR; encoded by the coding sequence GTGATCCGCTTCGGCCCCGCCGGCTGGGACTACGAGGACTGGTCGGGGAAGGTCTACCCCAGGCCGGCGCCGCGCGGGTTCGACCCCCTCGCCTACCTCGCCCGGTACTTCGACGCGGTGGAGCTCAACGCCTCCTTCTACCGGCCGCCGGCCGCGAAGGTGGCCGAGTCGTGGCTGCGGCGCGTCGAGGACCGGCCCGACTTCCGCTTCACCCTGAAGCTCTGGCAGCGCTTCACCCACGAGCGCGAGAGCGCCTGGAGCGCGGACGACGTGAAGGCCGCCCGCGCCGCGCCCGACGCCTTCGCCCGCGCCGGGCGGCTCGGGGCGGTGCTGCTCCAGTTCCCCTGGTCGTTCAAGCGCGAGGAGGCGAACGAGGAGTGGCTGCGCGACCTCCTCGCCCGCTTCGGCGACCTGCCGCTCGTGGTCGAGGTCCGCCACGCCTCCTGGAACGTGCCCGAGACCTACGGGCTGCTCGCCGAGCGCGGCGCCGGGTTCGTGAACCTCGACCAGCCCATGTTCCGCCACTCCCTCGGCCCCTCCGCGGTGGCCACCTCGGCGGTGGGCTACGTGCGCGTCCACGGGCGCAACCACCAGGACTGGTTCCGCGAGGGGGCGGGGCGCGACGCGCGCTACGACTACCTCTACCCGGCCGCCGAGCTCGCGCCCTGGGCCGAGCGCGTCGGCGCCCTCGCCGCGGCGCCCGGGGTGAAGGACGTGTTCGTCGTCACCAACAACCACTTCGAGGGCAAGGCGGTGGCGAACGCCGCCATGCTGGCGTCGATGGTGCGGGGCGAGCGGGTGGCCGCGCCGCCGGACCTCGTGGCGGCCTACCGCGACGCGCTCGCGCCGTACGCGGACGCGGTGGGGCAGGGGCAGCAGGCGCTGCTGCGGTAG
- a CDS encoding DUF3761 domain-containing protein, whose translation MTLHLRSLVALAAIAAAAALYPRSALAADAERSVVCKDGTTAQGGRGACSGHGGVDKAATKAQEKAAKAQDKAAKAQEKAERKAKQADEKAGRAEEKAREKGDEARARGESKAAEATVICKDGATSRGGRGACRGHGGVDRAATARAQTGAVPSPAQTPAAVTPPPVVPPPAPAERTTRAPPAPTTGAAPAAPTTGGTGAAPDPAKGPPTARCKDGSFSYAKHHTGACSRHGGVAEWLDKQ comes from the coding sequence ATGACCCTGCACCTCCGCAGCCTGGTGGCGCTCGCGGCGATCGCCGCGGCCGCCGCGCTCTACCCCCGCTCCGCCCTCGCCGCCGACGCCGAGAGGAGCGTCGTCTGCAAGGATGGCACGACCGCCCAGGGCGGCCGGGGCGCCTGCAGCGGCCACGGCGGCGTGGACAAGGCGGCCACCAAGGCCCAGGAAAAGGCCGCGAAGGCCCAGGACAAGGCGGCCAAGGCGCAGGAGAAGGCGGAGCGCAAGGCGAAGCAGGCCGACGAGAAGGCCGGGCGCGCCGAGGAGAAGGCGCGCGAGAAGGGGGACGAGGCGCGGGCCCGCGGCGAGTCGAAGGCCGCCGAGGCGACCGTGATCTGCAAGGACGGCGCGACCTCCCGCGGCGGTCGCGGCGCCTGCCGCGGCCACGGCGGCGTGGACAGGGCCGCCACGGCGCGCGCGCAGACGGGCGCGGTGCCGTCGCCGGCGCAGACCCCGGCCGCGGTCACGCCGCCGCCCGTGGTCCCGCCGCCGGCGCCCGCGGAGCGGACCACCCGCGCCCCGCCGGCGCCCACCACCGGCGCCGCCCCCGCCGCGCCCACCACCGGCGGGACCGGCGCCGCGCCCGACCCGGCCAAGGGGCCGCCCACGGCCCGCTGCAAGGACGGCAGCTTCTCGTACGCGAAGCACCACACCGGCGCCTGCTCCCGCCACGGCGGCGTGGCGGAGTGGCTCGACAAGCAGTAG
- a CDS encoding DUF5996 family protein, whose product MALEPWPALHLEDWSDTKETLHRMAQVVGKIRLARAHPVNHWWQVPLYVTARGLTTSTVPDGERLFEIRLDLVAHEVRVETSDGARAGFALEPMAVADFHDRLLGALGGLGIAVSIRPATCEIPDERLGLDEDRVHASYDAAAVRRFFQVLARTSEVMARARGRFLGKASPIQFFWGSFDLALTFFSGRRAPERAGADAVTREAYSHEVVSVGFWPGGGGVDASFYAYAAPEPPGFADGEVAGGRYDPQLKEFLLPYEAVRRSGAPDQALLAFFESAYALGAELGRWDRQALERPEPASRAGSGWAAYEPAGLGLS is encoded by the coding sequence ATGGCGCTCGAACCCTGGCCCGCGCTGCACCTCGAGGACTGGTCGGACACGAAGGAGACGCTGCACCGGATGGCCCAGGTGGTCGGGAAGATCCGGCTCGCGCGCGCGCACCCGGTGAACCACTGGTGGCAGGTGCCGCTCTACGTGACCGCCCGCGGCCTCACCACCTCGACCGTCCCGGACGGCGAGCGGCTCTTCGAGATCCGGCTCGACCTCGTGGCGCACGAGGTCCGGGTGGAGACGAGCGACGGCGCGCGCGCCGGGTTCGCGCTCGAGCCGATGGCCGTGGCCGACTTCCACGACCGGCTGCTCGGCGCGCTCGGCGGGCTGGGGATCGCGGTGTCGATCCGGCCCGCCACCTGCGAGATCCCGGACGAGCGGCTGGGCCTCGACGAGGACCGCGTCCACGCGAGCTACGACGCGGCCGCCGTGCGGCGCTTCTTCCAGGTGCTGGCGCGGACCTCGGAGGTGATGGCGCGCGCCCGCGGGCGGTTCCTCGGCAAGGCGAGCCCGATCCAGTTCTTCTGGGGCTCCTTCGACCTCGCGCTGACCTTCTTCTCCGGGCGCCGCGCGCCGGAGCGGGCCGGCGCCGACGCCGTCACCCGCGAGGCCTACTCGCACGAGGTGGTGAGCGTCGGGTTCTGGCCGGGGGGCGGCGGCGTGGACGCGAGCTTCTACGCCTACGCGGCGCCCGAGCCGCCCGGCTTCGCCGACGGGGAGGTCGCCGGCGGCCGCTACGACCCGCAGCTCAAGGAGTTCCTGCTGCCCTACGAGGCGGTGCGGCGGAGCGGCGCGCCCGACCAGGCGCTCCTCGCCTTCTTCGAGTCGGCCTACGCGCTCGGGGCGGAGCTCGGCCGGTGGGACCGCCAGGCCCTGGAGCGCCCCGAGCCGGCGTCCCGGGCCGGCTCGGGGTGGGCGGCGTACGAGCCCGCGGGGCTCGGGCTGTCCTGA
- the draG gene encoding ADP-ribosyl-[dinitrogen reductase] hydrolase gives MQGLRFHLDDVRARARAAFLGFAVGDALGAPVEFMTAGEIRARGEHREMTGGGWLRLAPGRVTDDTEMALCVARALDEAGGFELRRVADRLAEWLKRGPIDVGNTCRRGLRAYLLEGRLEAPPGEWDAGNGAAMRVLPVALRTLGDFGLLAEWAVAQGHLTHNHPLSDAASVLLGKLVQVAVLGLSLERMRKECRALAEAHRAFAFEPYRGGASGYVADSVRTVLHHFFRARGFEECLVGVVNEGGDADTNGAIAGMLAGAYWGREEIPERWTRRMDPALLAELDALALRLVEASPLLGARAEAVTRRASGP, from the coding sequence GTGCAGGGGCTCCGCTTCCACCTGGACGACGTCCGGGCGCGCGCCCGCGCGGCCTTCCTGGGCTTCGCCGTCGGCGACGCCCTGGGCGCGCCGGTCGAGTTCATGACCGCCGGCGAGATCCGGGCGCGGGGCGAGCACCGGGAGATGACCGGCGGGGGCTGGCTGCGGCTCGCGCCGGGGCGGGTCACCGACGACACCGAGATGGCGCTCTGCGTGGCCCGCGCCCTCGACGAGGCGGGCGGCTTCGAGCTGCGCCGGGTGGCGGACCGGCTCGCCGAGTGGCTGAAGCGCGGCCCGATCGACGTGGGCAACACCTGCCGCCGCGGCCTGCGCGCCTACCTCCTCGAGGGGCGGCTCGAGGCCCCGCCGGGCGAGTGGGACGCCGGCAACGGCGCCGCCATGCGCGTGCTGCCGGTGGCGCTCCGGACCTTGGGCGACTTCGGCCTGCTCGCCGAGTGGGCCGTGGCCCAGGGCCACCTCACCCACAACCACCCGCTCTCCGACGCCGCCTCGGTGCTGCTCGGGAAGCTCGTCCAGGTGGCGGTGCTGGGGCTCTCGCTCGAGCGGATGCGCAAGGAGTGCCGCGCGCTCGCCGAGGCGCACCGCGCCTTCGCCTTCGAGCCGTACCGGGGCGGCGCGAGCGGCTACGTCGCCGACTCGGTGCGCACCGTGCTCCACCACTTCTTCCGGGCGCGCGGCTTCGAGGAGTGCCTGGTGGGGGTGGTGAACGAGGGGGGCGACGCCGACACCAACGGCGCCATCGCCGGGATGCTGGCCGGCGCCTACTGGGGCCGGGAGGAGATCCCGGAGCGCTGGACCCGGCGGATGGACCCGGCGCTCCTCGCCGAGCTCGACGCGCTCGCGCTGCGGCTCGTCGAGGCCTCGCCGCTCCTCGGCGCGCGGGCCGAGGCGGTCACGCGGCGAGCTTCCGGACCCTGA
- a CDS encoding NAD(+)--dinitrogen-reductase ADP-D-ribosyltransferase, producing MGESSFNLCNLPPWALASPHFAEDPQPIEIQGVRASNRFLFDALDRLDDPAERARRFDDWLSVRFQLHHWTEAEGELARRSKKNSYLRFLRGWGVDSSSVEGAVLKSWVESRLGLPPLFHREPLGGPDSDSYQRYAADRMRGSARTNAILSQLDLLHAFTQYELGRRFPGERWRTLWRGVQAPGEQQALERLGPREWRVKLNNLSSFTDDPERAWEFGSTVWEVRVPLAKVFFWSELLPRAILKGEREWLVIGGEVRVRKLAA from the coding sequence GTGGGCGAGAGCTCGTTCAACCTGTGCAACCTGCCCCCCTGGGCGCTCGCCTCGCCCCACTTCGCCGAGGACCCGCAGCCCATCGAGATCCAGGGGGTGCGCGCGTCGAACCGCTTCCTCTTCGACGCGCTCGACCGGCTCGACGACCCCGCCGAGCGGGCGCGCCGCTTCGACGACTGGCTGAGCGTCCGGTTCCAGCTCCACCACTGGACCGAGGCGGAGGGGGAGCTCGCCCGGCGCAGCAAGAAGAACAGCTACCTGCGCTTCCTGCGCGGGTGGGGCGTGGACTCGTCCTCGGTGGAGGGGGCGGTGCTGAAGAGCTGGGTCGAGAGCCGGCTCGGGCTGCCGCCGCTCTTCCACCGCGAGCCGCTCGGCGGCCCCGACTCGGACAGCTACCAGCGCTACGCCGCCGACCGGATGCGCGGCAGCGCCCGCACCAACGCCATCCTCTCGCAGCTCGACCTGCTCCACGCCTTCACCCAGTACGAGCTCGGCCGCCGCTTCCCCGGCGAGCGCTGGCGCACGCTCTGGCGCGGCGTGCAGGCGCCCGGGGAGCAGCAGGCGCTGGAGCGGCTCGGGCCGCGCGAGTGGCGGGTGAAGCTCAACAACCTCTCCTCCTTCACCGACGACCCGGAGCGCGCCTGGGAGTTCGGGAGCACGGTCTGGGAGGTGCGGGTCCCGCTCGCCAAGGTGTTCTTCTGGTCGGAGCTGCTCCCCCGCGCGATCCTGAAGGGGGAGCGGGAGTGGCTCGTCATCGGCGGCGAGGTCAGGGTCCGGAAGCTCGCCGCGTGA
- the nifA gene encoding nif-specific transcriptional activator NifA, translating into MEPRRADLELEALGEIASTLSYTSDLNKGLTSTLTILRLLLGMENGTVSLFDPVTGEVFIEAAPEMSDAERILGRLRPGEGIIGRTFQTGMPAVVPDVAEEPLFLDRTGTWRNFPERRALLAVPIRDGRSTLGVLTVDRPHRQGPPRYDRDMKLLGIVSALVGARVRLAQHESPRQREAPDEAPALAAAPALERFPGVIGKSRRMRDLMELVARVAPSRATVFLRGESGTGKEVLARALHDASPRAARPFVAVNCAAISEPLFESELFGHEKGAFTGAAAGRAGRFELADGGTLFLDEVGEIPLASQVKLLRALQERQFERVGGSRTVTVDVRIVAATNRDLEEAVRAGAFRLDLYHRLSVVTLDLPPLRERKEDVPELARHFLAALNAENGRRCELAPEAVAALCACRWTGNVRQLRNCLERAVVSSPGERIAAADLCFELTGGCRLEEVAGGVARAAAAVPAPSAPGPVAPGPSGEGDAAERARVVQALTRCGFVQAKAARQLGMTVRQLRYRVQKYGIALEQL; encoded by the coding sequence ATGGAGCCACGCCGCGCCGACCTGGAGCTCGAGGCGCTGGGCGAGATCGCCAGCACGCTCTCGTACACCTCGGACCTCAACAAGGGGCTCACCTCGACCCTCACCATCCTGCGGCTGCTGCTCGGGATGGAGAACGGGACCGTGTCGCTCTTCGACCCGGTCACCGGCGAGGTCTTCATCGAGGCGGCGCCGGAGATGAGCGACGCCGAGCGCATCCTCGGCCGCCTGCGGCCGGGGGAGGGGATCATCGGCCGCACCTTCCAGACCGGCATGCCGGCGGTGGTGCCCGACGTCGCCGAGGAGCCGCTCTTCCTCGACCGGACCGGCACCTGGCGCAACTTCCCGGAGCGCCGGGCGCTCCTCGCCGTTCCGATCCGCGACGGGCGCAGCACCCTCGGCGTGCTCACCGTGGACCGGCCGCACCGGCAGGGGCCGCCGCGGTACGACCGCGACATGAAGCTGCTCGGGATCGTGAGCGCGCTCGTGGGGGCGCGGGTGCGGCTCGCCCAGCACGAGAGCCCGCGGCAGCGGGAGGCGCCCGACGAGGCCCCGGCGCTGGCCGCGGCGCCGGCGCTGGAGCGCTTCCCCGGGGTCATCGGCAAGAGCCGCCGGATGCGCGACCTGATGGAGCTCGTGGCCCGGGTGGCGCCGAGCCGGGCCACCGTCTTCCTGCGCGGCGAGAGCGGCACCGGCAAGGAGGTGCTCGCCCGGGCGCTCCACGACGCGAGCCCGCGCGCGGCGCGCCCCTTCGTGGCGGTCAACTGCGCCGCCATCAGCGAGCCGCTCTTCGAGAGCGAGCTCTTCGGCCACGAGAAGGGGGCCTTCACCGGCGCCGCCGCCGGGCGCGCCGGGCGCTTCGAGCTCGCCGACGGGGGCACCCTGTTCCTCGACGAGGTGGGCGAGATCCCGCTCGCCTCGCAGGTGAAGCTGCTGCGCGCCCTGCAGGAGCGCCAGTTCGAGCGGGTGGGCGGCTCGCGCACCGTCACCGTGGACGTCCGCATCGTGGCCGCCACCAACCGCGACCTCGAGGAGGCGGTGCGCGCCGGGGCCTTCCGGCTCGACCTCTACCACCGGCTCTCGGTGGTCACCCTCGACCTGCCGCCCCTGCGCGAGCGCAAGGAGGACGTCCCCGAGCTGGCGCGCCACTTCCTCGCGGCGCTCAACGCCGAGAACGGCCGCCGCTGCGAGCTCGCGCCGGAGGCGGTGGCCGCGCTCTGCGCCTGCCGCTGGACCGGCAACGTGCGGCAGCTGCGCAACTGCCTGGAGCGGGCGGTGGTGTCGTCGCCCGGCGAGCGGATCGCCGCCGCCGACCTCTGCTTCGAGCTGACCGGCGGGTGCCGCCTCGAGGAGGTCGCGGGGGGCGTGGCGCGGGCGGCCGCGGCGGTCCCGGCGCCGTCCGCTCCCGGGCCGGTCGCGCCGGGGCCCTCGGGCGAGGGGGACGCCGCCGAGCGCGCGCGGGTGGTCCAGGCGCTCACGCGCTGCGGGTTCGTGCAGGCCAAGGCGGCGCGGCAGCTCGGCATGACCGTGCGCCAGCTCCGCTACCGGGTGCAGAAGTACGGCATCGCGCTCGAGCAGCTCTAG
- the nifH gene encoding nitrogenase iron protein produces MRQIAIYGKGGIGKSTTTQNTVAGLASLGKKVMIVGCDPKADSTRLILHAKAQSTVMDLVRERGTVEDLELSDVMKTGFGDVKCVESGGPEPGVGCAGRGVITAINFLEENGAYTPDLDFVFYDVLGDVVCGGFAMPIRENKAEEIYIVCSGEMMAMYAANNIAKGILKYASSGKVRLGGLICNSRKTDREADLIEALARKLGTQMIHFVPRDNQVQRAELRRMTVIEYSPEHKQADEYRALAQKISENKKLVVPTPLEMEELEELLMEFGIMAAEDETKVGVAEAASA; encoded by the coding sequence ATGCGGCAGATCGCGATTTACGGAAAGGGCGGGATCGGCAAGTCCACCACCACGCAGAACACGGTGGCCGGGCTCGCCTCGCTCGGCAAGAAGGTGATGATCGTCGGCTGCGATCCCAAGGCCGACTCCACCCGCCTCATCCTGCACGCCAAGGCGCAGTCCACGGTGATGGACCTGGTGCGCGAGCGCGGCACGGTGGAGGACCTCGAGCTCTCCGACGTGATGAAGACCGGGTTCGGCGACGTGAAGTGCGTCGAGTCCGGCGGCCCGGAGCCGGGGGTCGGCTGCGCCGGCCGCGGCGTCATCACGGCCATCAACTTCCTCGAGGAGAACGGCGCCTACACGCCCGACCTCGACTTCGTCTTCTACGACGTGCTCGGCGACGTGGTGTGCGGCGGCTTCGCCATGCCCATCCGCGAGAACAAGGCCGAGGAGATCTACATCGTCTGCTCCGGCGAGATGATGGCCATGTACGCGGCCAACAACATCGCCAAGGGCATCCTCAAGTACGCCTCCTCCGGCAAGGTCCGGCTCGGCGGCCTCATCTGCAACTCGCGCAAGACCGACCGCGAGGCCGATCTCATCGAGGCGCTCGCCCGCAAGCTCGGGACGCAGATGATCCACTTCGTCCCCCGCGACAACCAGGTGCAGCGCGCCGAGCTGCGCCGCATGACGGTCATCGAGTACTCGCCCGAGCACAAGCAGGCCGACGAGTACCGCGCCCTGGCGCAGAAGATCTCGGAGAACAAGAAGCTGGTGGTCCCGACGCCGCTCGAGATGGAGGAGCTCGAGGAGCTCCTCATGGAGTTCGGCATCATGGCCGCCGAGGACGAGACCAAGGTGGGCGTGGCCGAGGCCGCCTCCGCGTAG